In Streptomyces sp. ML-6, the genomic stretch CCGGTCACCCGGACCTGTCCGCCCACCTGCGCTATGTGGAACGCTCCGCCCGCAAGCTGGCCCGCTCCACCTTCTACGCCATGTCGCGCTGGCAGGGCCGGATGGAGACCAAACAGGGCTTCCTCGGCCGGATCGTCGACATCGGCGCGGAACTCTTCGCGATGAGCGCCGCGTGCGTCCGCGCCGAACTGCTGCGCTCCTCGGGCGAACACGGCCGCGAGGCGTACCGGCTGGCCGACGTGTTCTGCCACCAGTCCCGCGTCCGGACCGAGGAGCTCTTCACCCGCCTGTGGTCCAACACCGACGACCTCGACCGGCGCCTGGTCGACGGCGTCCTGTCCGGTGCGTACACCTGGCTGGAGGAAGGCGTCGTCGACCCCAGCGGCGAAGGACCCTGGATCGCCGACACCGCCCCGGGGCCGAGCGTCCGGGACGACGTCCGCCGCACCATCCGCTGAACCCGCCCGCCGTACGGGGCCCGTCCACGCACCGGACGGGCCCCGTACGGGCGCGCACGGTGCGGCAGGATGGCCGACCGTGACCGTCATTCACCTCCCCGGCTCCAAGTCCGTCACCGCGCGCGCCCTCTTCCTGGCCGCCGCCGCGGACGGCACCAGCACCCTCGTACGGCCCCTGCGCTCGGACGACACCGAGGGCTTCGCCGAAGGGCTCACCCGCCTCGGCTACCGGATCACGCAGGAGGCGGACCGCTGGCACGTCGAGGGCCGCCCGGCCGGCCCCGCCGTCACCGACGCCGACGTCCACTGCCGCGACGGCGCCACCACGGCCCGCTTCCTGCCCACCCTCGCCGCCGCCGCGGCCCGCGGCAGCTACCGCTTCGACGCCTCCGCCCAGATGCGCCGCCGCCCCCTCGCCCCGCTCACCGGGGCGTTGCGCGCACTCGGCGTCGACCTGCGCCACGGCGGGGCCGAGGGACACCACCCGCTGCGGATCGAGGCACACGGCATCGAGGGCGGCGAAATCACCCTGGACGCGGGGGAGTCCTCGCAGTACCTCACCGCGCTGCTGATGCTCGGCCCGCTGACCGGGAACGGGCTGCGGATCACCGTCACCGACCTGGTCTCCGCCCCGTATGTCGAGATCACCCTCGCGATGATGCGCGCCTTCGGCGTCGAGGTCGTCCGGGACGGCGACGTCTTCACCGTGCCGCCCGGCGGCTACCGGGCCACCACGTACACCGTCGAACCCGACGCCTCCACCGCCAGTTACTTCTTCGCCGCGGCGGCCCTCACCGGCCGCGAGGTCACCGTCCCCGGACTCGGAACCGACGCGCTCCAGGGCGACCTGCGGTTCGTCGACGTGCTGCGCCGCATGGGCGCCGAGGTGCGCGTCACGAAGGATTCCACCACCGTCCGCTCCGAGGGCAGGCTCTCGGGCGTCACGGTCAACATGCGCGACATCTCCGACACCATGCCGACCCTGGCCGCACTCGCCCCCTTCGCCTCGGGACCGGTGCGCATCGAGGACGTGGGCAACACCCGGGTGAAGGAGTGCGACCGGCTGGAGGCCTGCGCCCAGAACCTCCGGCGGATGGACATCACGGTCGAGACCGGCCCGGACTGGATCGAGATCCGGCCGGGCACCCCCCGCCCCACCGAGATCGCCACCCACGGCGACCACCGCATCGTCATGTCGTTCGCCGTCGCCGGACTGCGGGTGCCGGGCATCACGTTCGACGACCCCGGATGCGTCCGGAAGACGTTCCCGGGGTTCCACGAGGCCTTCGCCGAGTTCGTCGGACTCATGAACCACCGATGACCGTCCCCCGGTCCCGGCGGGCCGAGCGGCCGGATGACCGTGAACGTCCCGGTACGGGAGGCCCCGTGCGGTCACCGCCCGGCGGGGCCGGGACCGGGCGACCGGGACGCACTGTCCACGCCCGCCGAGGATGCGGCAAGAATGGGGGGCATGAGCGACAGCCCTGCCCCCCTCGCCGACCCGCACCTCGTCTTCGACGTAGCGGAAGGCCGCCGGGATCTCGTCATCCTCGGCTCCACCGGTTCCATCGGCACCCAGGCCATCGACCTGGTGCTGCGCAACCCCGACCGCTTCCGCGTCACCGGACTCTCCGCCGCCGGCGGGCGGGTCGCCCTCCTCGCGGAGCAGGCGCGGCAACTGCGGGTGCGCACCGTGGCCGTCGCCGACGCGGACGCCGTACCGGCCCTCCGCGACGCACTGCGCGAGCAGTACGGGCCGGGCGAACCGCTCCCCGAGATCCTGGCGGGCCCCGAGGCCGCCGCCCAGCTCGCCGCGAGCGACTGCCACACCGTGCTCAACGGCATCACCGGCTCGATCGGGCTCGCCCCCACCCTCGCCGCGCTGGAAGCCGGCCGCACCCTCGCCCTGGCCAACAAGGAGTCGCTGATCGTCGGCGGCCCCCTGGTCAAGGCACTGGCGAAGCCCGGACAGATCATCCCGGTCGACTCCGAGCACGCCGCGCTCTTCCAGGCCCTGCGCGCCGGCACCCGCGCCGACGTCCGCAAGCTCGTCGTCACCGCGTCCGGCGGCCCCTTCCGCGGCCGGACCCGGGACGAACTGGCCGACGTCACCCGCGAACAGGCCCTCGCTCACCCGACCTGGGCCATGGGACCGGTCATCACGATCAACTCCGCCACCCTCGTCAACAAGGGGCTGGAGGTCATCGAGGCCCACCTCCTCTACGACATCCCGTTCGACCGGATCGAGGTCGTCGTCCACCCCCAGTCGTACGTCCACTCCATGGTGGAGTTCACCGACGGCTCCACCCTCGCCCAGGCCACGCCCCCCGACATGTGCGGCCCGATCGCCATCGGTCTCGGCTGGCCCTCCCGGATCCCGGACGCCGCCCCCGCCTTCGACTGGTCGAAGGCGTCCACGTGGGAGTTCTTCCCCCTGGACGACGAGGCCTTCCCCTCCGTGGGACTGGCCAGGCACGTCGGCACGCTCGGCGCCACCGCCCCGGCCGTCTTCAACGCCGCGAACGAGGAATGCGTCGATGCCTTTCTCGCGGGACGGCTGCCGTTCAACGGAATCATCGATACGGTCACGGCGGTGGTGGCCGAACACGGCACCCCCGCCACGGGAACTTCGCTCACGGTCGCAGACGTCCTCGAAGCGGAGACCTGGGCCCGCGTCCGGGCCCGTGAACTCTCGGCGAAAGCGACAGTGGAGGCGCGCGCATGAGCATGACGACGGTCCTGTTGACGATTCTGGGCATCGCCGTCTTCGTCGTCGGTCTGCTGTTCTCGATCGCGTGGCACGAACTCGGGCACCTGTCGACCGCGAAACTCTTCGGCATCCGCGTCCCCCAGTACATGGTCGGTTTCGGACCGACGATCTGGTCCCGGAAGAAGGGCGACACCGAGTACGGCATCAAGGCCATCCCGGCCGGCGGCTACATCCGCATGATCGGCATGTTCCCGCCGGGCGAGGACGGGCGCCTGGAGGCACGCTCCACGTCGCCGTGGCGCGGCATGATCGAGGACGCCAGGTCCGCCGCCTACGAAGAACTCG encodes the following:
- the aroA gene encoding 3-phosphoshikimate 1-carboxyvinyltransferase, whose protein sequence is MTVIHLPGSKSVTARALFLAAAADGTSTLVRPLRSDDTEGFAEGLTRLGYRITQEADRWHVEGRPAGPAVTDADVHCRDGATTARFLPTLAAAAARGSYRFDASAQMRRRPLAPLTGALRALGVDLRHGGAEGHHPLRIEAHGIEGGEITLDAGESSQYLTALLMLGPLTGNGLRITVTDLVSAPYVEITLAMMRAFGVEVVRDGDVFTVPPGGYRATTYTVEPDASTASYFFAAAALTGREVTVPGLGTDALQGDLRFVDVLRRMGAEVRVTKDSTTVRSEGRLSGVTVNMRDISDTMPTLAALAPFASGPVRIEDVGNTRVKECDRLEACAQNLRRMDITVETGPDWIEIRPGTPRPTEIATHGDHRIVMSFAVAGLRVPGITFDDPGCVRKTFPGFHEAFAEFVGLMNHR
- the dxr gene encoding 1-deoxy-D-xylulose-5-phosphate reductoisomerase translates to MSDSPAPLADPHLVFDVAEGRRDLVILGSTGSIGTQAIDLVLRNPDRFRVTGLSAAGGRVALLAEQARQLRVRTVAVADADAVPALRDALREQYGPGEPLPEILAGPEAAAQLAASDCHTVLNGITGSIGLAPTLAALEAGRTLALANKESLIVGGPLVKALAKPGQIIPVDSEHAALFQALRAGTRADVRKLVVTASGGPFRGRTRDELADVTREQALAHPTWAMGPVITINSATLVNKGLEVIEAHLLYDIPFDRIEVVVHPQSYVHSMVEFTDGSTLAQATPPDMCGPIAIGLGWPSRIPDAAPAFDWSKASTWEFFPLDDEAFPSVGLARHVGTLGATAPAVFNAANEECVDAFLAGRLPFNGIIDTVTAVVAEHGTPATGTSLTVADVLEAETWARVRARELSAKATVEARA